Proteins encoded in a region of the Haloglomus salinum genome:
- a CDS encoding thiolase family protein: MQDAYIVDAVRTPFGKQGGSFRDTHPQDLAAEPLLALEERNGFTGSEDIEDVIYGCVTPTDEQANNIARLAPMVAGWDDTVPGVQLDRMCGSGQQAINFAAAQTAAGAHDVIIGGGIEHMSRVPMGSAGSSITDTYFEHFDELTTQGEGAERIAEQWGFSRDDVDQIAADSQSRWGEAAEAGHYDTHVTPVETELDDETVVVEEDEHPRPGTDTDTLANLPLAFRGEGDGVIHAGNSSGIVDGSAAALIASEDGMDEHGWEPMARIVDTHVVGVDPVTMLTGPIPATNEILEQNDMSIDDIDRFEVNEAFASVITAWLEETGADWDRTNTWGGAIAHGHPLGATGAALLPKLAYQLEEYDEQYGLCTMCIGFGQGVATIIERV; encoded by the coding sequence ATGCAAGATGCGTACATCGTAGACGCAGTCCGGACACCGTTCGGCAAGCAGGGCGGGTCGTTCCGCGACACCCATCCGCAGGACCTGGCCGCCGAGCCGCTGCTGGCGCTGGAAGAGCGCAACGGCTTCACCGGCAGCGAGGACATCGAGGATGTCATCTACGGCTGTGTCACCCCGACGGACGAGCAGGCCAACAACATCGCGCGCCTCGCGCCGATGGTGGCCGGCTGGGACGACACGGTTCCGGGTGTCCAGCTGGACCGGATGTGTGGCTCCGGCCAGCAGGCCATCAACTTCGCCGCCGCGCAGACGGCTGCGGGCGCACACGACGTCATCATCGGGGGCGGCATCGAGCACATGTCCCGCGTCCCGATGGGCTCGGCCGGCAGCTCCATCACGGACACCTACTTCGAGCACTTCGACGAGCTGACCACGCAGGGCGAGGGCGCCGAGCGAATCGCCGAGCAGTGGGGTTTCTCGCGCGACGACGTGGACCAGATCGCCGCCGACTCGCAGTCACGCTGGGGCGAGGCCGCCGAGGCCGGCCACTACGACACGCACGTCACGCCGGTCGAGACCGAACTCGACGACGAGACCGTCGTCGTCGAAGAGGACGAGCACCCGCGTCCGGGCACGGACACGGACACGCTCGCGAACCTCCCGCTCGCGTTCCGCGGCGAGGGGGACGGCGTCATCCACGCCGGTAACTCCTCGGGCATCGTCGACGGCTCGGCCGCCGCGCTCATCGCCAGCGAGGACGGCATGGACGAGCACGGCTGGGAGCCGATGGCCCGCATCGTCGACACGCACGTCGTCGGCGTCGACCCGGTCACGATGCTGACCGGCCCCATCCCCGCGACGAACGAGATCCTCGAGCAGAACGACATGTCCATCGACGACATCGACCGCTTCGAGGTCAACGAGGCGTTCGCCTCCGTCATCACGGCGTGGCTCGAGGAGACCGGCGCGGACTGGGACCGCACCAACACCTGGGGCGGCGCCATCGCCCACGGCCACCCGCTGGGCGCGACCGGGGCCGCGCTCCTGCCGAAGCTGGCCTACCAGCTCGAGGAGTACGACGAGCAGTACGGCCTCTGTACGATGTGTATCGGCTTCGGGCAGGGCGTCGCGACGATCATCGAGCGGGTCTAG
- the hisD gene encoding histidinol dehydrogenase — protein MNVRRLPDLSTDERAALFDRDAGVADARDAARDIVDRVRTEGDVAVREFAEKFDEVSVGNLEVTDEAERAYDRLDEDLRDAIETAAENIETFHAESAPEDWRADFDGRELGRRYRPLERVGVYAPGGTAAYPSSVLMGVVPAKVAGVEHVAVSTPPADDLPDATLAAAHVAGADAVYQIGGAQAVAALAYGTETVNAVHKVVGPGNAFVTAAKAEVRGDVEIDLLAGPSEVAVLADGTADPDLVAAELITQAEHDPNASCVAVTADADLAEAVVAAVDEQVPERERAGTIRETLANDASGVLLARSMSEAVLFTEEYAAEHLAIMAEDDEELLDRIDSAGSVFLGDFSPVAAGDYASGPNHVLPTGGAARRFGGLSVDHFLRSTTVQRLDEDALAAIRETVTTLAGAEGLEAHAASVERRFEEE, from the coding sequence ATGAACGTACGCCGGCTACCGGACCTCTCCACCGACGAGCGGGCCGCCCTGTTCGACCGGGACGCCGGGGTCGCCGACGCCCGGGACGCCGCCCGCGACATCGTCGACCGCGTGCGCACGGAGGGCGACGTGGCGGTGCGCGAGTTCGCCGAGAAGTTCGACGAGGTGTCGGTCGGCAATCTCGAGGTGACCGACGAGGCCGAGCGCGCCTACGACCGCCTCGACGAGGACCTGCGCGACGCCATCGAGACCGCGGCCGAGAACATCGAGACGTTCCACGCGGAGTCGGCGCCCGAGGACTGGCGTGCGGACTTCGACGGGCGCGAACTCGGCCGGCGCTACCGGCCGCTGGAACGTGTCGGCGTCTACGCCCCCGGCGGCACCGCCGCCTACCCCTCGAGCGTGCTGATGGGCGTCGTCCCCGCCAAGGTCGCGGGCGTCGAACACGTCGCGGTCAGTACCCCGCCCGCCGACGACCTGCCGGATGCGACGCTCGCGGCCGCCCACGTCGCGGGCGCGGACGCCGTCTACCAGATCGGCGGCGCCCAGGCCGTCGCCGCGCTCGCCTACGGCACCGAGACGGTCAACGCCGTCCACAAGGTGGTCGGCCCGGGCAACGCCTTCGTGACGGCCGCGAAGGCCGAGGTCCGCGGCGACGTCGAGATCGACCTCCTCGCGGGCCCCTCCGAGGTGGCCGTCCTCGCCGATGGGACCGCCGACCCGGACCTGGTGGCGGCGGAGCTGATCACACAGGCCGAACACGACCCGAACGCGAGCTGCGTGGCCGTGACCGCGGACGCGGACCTGGCCGAGGCGGTCGTCGCGGCCGTCGACGAGCAGGTCCCCGAGCGCGAGCGTGCGGGGACCATCCGCGAAACCCTCGCCAACGACGCCAGTGGCGTCCTGCTCGCCCGCTCGATGTCCGAGGCGGTGCTGTTCACGGAGGAGTACGCCGCCGAGCACCTGGCCATCATGGCCGAGGACGACGAGGAACTGCTGGACCGCATCGACTCCGCCGGAAGCGTGTTCCTGGGCGATTTCTCCCCGGTCGCGGCGGGCGACTACGCCAGCGGCCCGAACCACGTCCTGCCGACGGGCGGCGCGGCGCGGCGTTTCGGCGGCCTCTCCGTCGACCACTTCCTCCGCTCGACGACCGTGCAGCGGCTCGACGAGGACGCGCTGGCGGCTATCCGGGAGACGGTGACGACGCTAGCCGGGGCCGAGGGACTGGAGGCGCACGCGGCGAGTGTCGAGCGGCGTTTCGAAGAAGAATGA
- a CDS encoding multicopper oxidase domain-containing protein produces MSPSLDYERAREYTEALEGRLVDALDGDAGVSRRAVLGSLGLAGSAALMGTGGADDGHDGGGEEHGNFGARGEFDEGELDPHEFLRTFNTGFDGQDNLTQDVFEEDGERIRYFEMTATDTTIEVAPGVEFSAWAYQGQVPGPTLRVTEGDRIRVKFTNGSRHAHTIHPHLKNLNPKMDGIPQNGPGVLEQGESFTYEWKAQPAGVHFYHCHSLPLKAHIHRGLYGSIIVDPDPERVREKPEEYCDFHESQVTPELTEELVARAKSRNHEYDENDEVQELVMIMNGFDTNFDGGNEVYAANTRAFAYGVGETDGKGNWKPGETKRPIQIDGQKPVRVYLVNAIEFDLINSFHTHSQFFDYYDHGTTLLPTHQTVDTIMQCQAQRGIIELDYSDHEPGLYMFHAHQSEFAELGWMSFFEVV; encoded by the coding sequence GTGAGCCCCTCGCTGGACTACGAGCGGGCACGTGAGTACACCGAGGCCCTCGAGGGGCGACTCGTCGACGCGCTCGACGGGGACGCCGGCGTCAGCCGCCGGGCGGTTCTCGGGAGTCTCGGGCTGGCTGGCAGCGCCGCGCTGATGGGTACCGGCGGCGCCGACGACGGGCACGACGGCGGCGGCGAGGAACACGGCAACTTCGGCGCCCGCGGGGAGTTCGACGAGGGCGAACTCGACCCGCACGAGTTCCTCCGGACGTTCAACACCGGCTTCGACGGCCAGGACAACCTCACGCAGGACGTCTTCGAGGAGGACGGCGAGCGGATCCGCTACTTCGAGATGACGGCCACCGACACGACCATCGAGGTCGCGCCGGGCGTCGAGTTCTCGGCGTGGGCCTACCAGGGACAGGTCCCCGGCCCCACGCTCCGCGTGACCGAGGGCGACCGCATCCGGGTGAAGTTCACCAACGGGAGCCGGCACGCTCACACCATCCACCCGCACCTGAAGAACCTCAACCCGAAGATGGACGGCATCCCGCAGAACGGGCCCGGCGTGCTCGAGCAGGGGGAGTCGTTCACCTACGAGTGGAAGGCACAGCCGGCCGGCGTCCACTTCTATCACTGCCACTCCCTGCCGCTGAAGGCCCACATCCACCGCGGCCTGTACGGGAGCATCATCGTCGACCCGGACCCCGAACGGGTCCGCGAGAAGCCCGAGGAGTACTGTGACTTCCACGAGTCACAGGTCACGCCCGAGCTGACCGAGGAGCTCGTCGCCCGCGCGAAGTCGCGCAACCACGAGTACGACGAGAACGACGAGGTCCAGGAGCTCGTGATGATAATGAACGGGTTCGACACGAACTTCGACGGCGGCAACGAGGTGTACGCCGCCAACACCCGCGCGTTCGCCTACGGCGTCGGCGAAACCGACGGGAAGGGTAACTGGAAGCCCGGCGAGACGAAGCGCCCAATCCAGATTGACGGGCAGAAACCCGTCCGGGTGTACCTGGTCAACGCCATCGAGTTCGACCTCATCAACTCGTTCCACACCCACTCGCAGTTCTTCGACTACTACGACCACGGGACGACGCTGCTCCCGACCCACCAGACGGTGGACACCATCATGCAGTGTCAGGCACAGCGCGGCATCATCGAACTGGACTACTCCGACCACGAGCCGGGACTGTACATGTTCCACGCGCACCAGTCGGAGTTCGCAGAGCTGGGCTGGATGAGCTTCTTCGAGGTGGTCTGA
- a CDS encoding ZIP family metal transporter, with translation MDDTDTERRSDGGVTVQEQPFGLPRWVVAIVPLVLLAAVLAYLFFGSPFAALATGGSALPDVTVSYTTLPNEETVLVHVTNNGPRTVTVEQVLVDEAYWSFQMSGGDRTLEPLESSTISIPYHWEPGWDLNVAMVLSDGAVIHHTIVAPAMSPGVTGEIIGTLAVVGLFVGVIPVVLGMLWLPYLRSVSDRALHAVLVFAVGVLAFLGFDALVDVEEFMESVPGGYEGPFLFALGVAGSVLVIQGISAWQESRTEGETSRLRTAYLVAVSIGLHNLAEGLAIGTAFALGRVELGAFLVVGFLVHNVTEGPAIVGPLARGRRPGIEHFAALGLIGGAPVIVGAWIGSYAFSPTLGVFFLAIGLGAILQVVWEMADLVRGDDSLASIGTPVNAGAFLFGAVFMYVTGLFIAL, from the coding sequence ATGGACGACACTGATACGGAACGACGGTCCGACGGCGGCGTGACGGTGCAGGAACAGCCCTTCGGCCTCCCGCGATGGGTGGTCGCCATCGTCCCGCTCGTGTTGCTGGCCGCGGTGCTGGCGTACCTGTTCTTCGGGTCGCCGTTCGCCGCGCTCGCGACTGGCGGGAGCGCGCTTCCCGACGTGACCGTCTCCTACACGACGCTGCCGAACGAGGAGACGGTCCTCGTGCACGTGACCAACAACGGACCACGCACGGTGACCGTCGAGCAGGTGCTCGTCGACGAGGCGTACTGGTCGTTCCAGATGAGTGGCGGGGACCGAACCCTTGAGCCACTCGAGAGTTCGACCATCAGTATCCCGTACCACTGGGAGCCCGGCTGGGACCTGAACGTCGCGATGGTCCTGTCCGACGGCGCGGTCATCCACCACACCATCGTCGCGCCAGCGATGAGTCCGGGTGTGACCGGTGAGATAATCGGGACGCTGGCGGTCGTCGGCCTGTTCGTCGGCGTCATCCCGGTCGTGCTGGGGATGCTGTGGCTGCCGTACCTGCGCTCGGTGTCCGACCGCGCGCTCCACGCCGTCCTCGTGTTCGCGGTCGGTGTGCTCGCCTTCCTCGGCTTCGACGCGCTGGTCGACGTCGAGGAGTTCATGGAGTCGGTTCCGGGCGGGTACGAGGGGCCCTTCCTCTTCGCGCTCGGCGTGGCCGGCTCCGTGCTGGTCATCCAGGGCATCAGCGCCTGGCAGGAGTCCCGGACCGAGGGCGAGACAAGCCGGCTCCGAACGGCGTATCTGGTGGCGGTCTCCATCGGGTTGCACAACCTCGCGGAGGGGCTGGCCATCGGGACCGCGTTCGCGCTGGGTCGTGTCGAACTCGGCGCGTTCCTCGTGGTCGGGTTCCTCGTCCACAACGTGACCGAGGGGCCCGCCATCGTCGGCCCGCTCGCGCGGGGTCGTCGCCCCGGCATCGAGCACTTCGCCGCGCTCGGGCTCATCGGTGGCGCGCCGGTCATCGTGGGTGCGTGGATCGGGAGCTACGCGTTCTCCCCCACGCTCGGCGTGTTCTTCCTCGCCATCGGGCTGGGCGCCATCCTCCAGGTAGTCTGGGAGATGGCCGACCTCGTCCGGGGTGACGACTCGCTCGCCAGTATCGGGACGCCCGTCAACGCGGGGGCGTTCCTGTTCGGCGCCGTGTTCATGTACGTGACCGGGCTCTTCATCGCACTCTAG
- a CDS encoding metal-dependent transcriptional regulator, translating into MLSAVMEDYIKAIYAIGGDGEERVSTSELADYLDVTSPTVSSMVKKLEERGLVDREEYKGVTLTEEGELVALEILRHHRLLEAFLTEQLDYDWADVHDEADRLEHHVSDELTDRIAEALGNPPVDPHGDPIPDADLSLPDAGETTRLAEAGEGERVVVRRIRHQGDEELRYLADAGIRPDIEVRVIDVAPFGMVTVETPGGEQSLPEEIARLIEVVPAAEADGVEA; encoded by the coding sequence ATGCTGAGCGCCGTCATGGAGGACTACATCAAGGCCATCTACGCCATCGGCGGCGACGGCGAGGAGCGGGTCTCCACGTCCGAACTCGCCGACTACCTCGATGTGACCTCCCCCACCGTCTCCTCGATGGTGAAGAAGCTGGAGGAGCGCGGGCTGGTCGACCGCGAGGAGTACAAGGGCGTCACGCTGACCGAGGAGGGCGAACTGGTGGCGCTGGAGATTCTCCGGCACCACCGGCTGCTGGAGGCGTTCCTCACCGAGCAGCTGGACTACGACTGGGCCGACGTCCACGACGAGGCCGACCGCCTCGAACACCACGTCTCCGACGAGCTGACCGACCGCATCGCGGAGGCGCTGGGCAACCCACCGGTCGACCCGCACGGCGACCCGATTCCGGACGCGGACCTCTCGCTCCCGGACGCCGGCGAGACCACCCGACTGGCGGAGGCCGGCGAGGGCGAGCGCGTCGTCGTCCGGCGCATCCGCCACCAGGGTGACGAGGAACTGCGCTACCTCGCCGATGCGGGTATCCGCCCGGATATCGAGGTTCGAGTCATCGACGTGGCGCCGTTCGGGATGGTGACCGTCGAGACGCCCGGCGGCGAGCAGAGCCTGCCGGAGGAGATCGCCCGGCTCATCGAGGTCGTCCCGGCCGCCGAGGCGGACGGGGTCGAGGCCTGA
- a CDS encoding ArsR/SmtB family transcription factor, whose amino-acid sequence MGLLPRRAEPEERPDAAKVLDVSGEEASATFDALGSETARRIMAAVYEQPRTPVEIREEVGTSLQNVHYHLDKLEDADLVKAAGVGYSEKGNEMTVYAPASEAVVLFAGSDHERSRLERLVGRVLGLYFVLALATIAFYYLRQWLVSEPRGQASGYAADTAQPTVERVGDAAASGGAAGLDPTVVFFLGGLVAICGVAAFWYLAER is encoded by the coding sequence ATGGGACTGTTACCGCGTCGCGCGGAACCCGAGGAGCGACCGGACGCCGCGAAGGTGCTGGACGTGAGCGGCGAGGAGGCCTCGGCGACCTTCGACGCGCTCGGCTCCGAGACGGCCCGCCGCATCATGGCGGCCGTCTACGAGCAACCGCGGACGCCCGTCGAGATCCGCGAGGAGGTCGGCACCTCCCTCCAGAACGTCCACTATCATCTCGACAAGCTGGAGGACGCCGACCTCGTCAAGGCGGCCGGAGTGGGCTACTCGGAGAAGGGCAACGAGATGACCGTCTACGCGCCCGCCAGCGAGGCGGTTGTCCTGTTCGCGGGCAGCGACCACGAGCGCTCGCGACTGGAACGTCTGGTCGGGCGGGTGCTGGGACTCTACTTCGTCCTCGCACTCGCGACAATCGCCTTCTACTACCTCCGTCAGTGGCTCGTCAGCGAGCCGCGCGGACAGGCCAGCGGGTACGCCGCCGACACCGCCCAGCCGACCGTCGAACGGGTCGGCGATGCAGCTGCGAGCGGCGGAGCCGCAGGACTGGACCCGACGGTCGTGTTCTTCCTCGGCGGACTGGTCGCTATCTGTGGCGTGGCCGCCTTCTGGTATCTGGCGGAACGATAG
- a CDS encoding MTH865 family protein — protein MVDKEDLRQQFTEAFEGADFPVNSPMDLVPALPNGPGTTFESGDFSMTAMELNTKGGGSQEFPYDNVDDLVDDIMDGLEEQGYL, from the coding sequence ATGGTCGACAAAGAAGACCTGCGACAGCAGTTCACCGAGGCGTTCGAAGGCGCCGACTTCCCAGTCAACTCCCCGATGGACCTCGTCCCCGCACTGCCGAACGGCCCGGGCACGACGTTCGAGTCGGGTGACTTCTCCATGACCGCCATGGAGCTCAACACGAAGGGCGGGGGGAGCCAGGAGTTCCCCTACGACAACGTCGACGACCTCGTCGACGACATCATGGACGGCCTCGAGGAGCAGGGCTACCTCTAA
- a CDS encoding 3-hydroxyacyl-CoA dehydrogenase family protein — MTVQTTGVVGAGLMGADIAAMLASGGYEVVLVDVDPDALAAARERHAVGAPGALVAAGLRAEDADALDARITYTDDLAALADCEFVVEAVSEDLDLKRGLLADIEDVVAADTVLATNTSSLTPSDVAADLDHPERVTFFHFANPPIERDVVEVGGVNATDDAYRTTVAVGEGMGKWVAELTGEGRAHCLSRISAAIKCAGTWELPAADSPAAINVAADNLGFPRGPLELVDLIGIDVHLATVDNLHDAHEGRFDPPADLRDRMERMVAEDRMGKKSGEGFYAWEGDEPVVPEIESGHDIAPIVGAMVSEAHRIVADGITDAETLDEILQRGGGGDLGPFGAQELLGAGYLVDVLEARYEATGAAIYEPAPGLREAAGE, encoded by the coding sequence ATGACAGTGCAGACAACAGGGGTCGTGGGAGCCGGACTGATGGGTGCCGACATCGCCGCCATGCTCGCCAGCGGTGGCTACGAGGTCGTGCTGGTGGACGTGGACCCGGACGCGCTGGCGGCGGCGCGCGAGCGACACGCCGTGGGTGCACCGGGTGCACTGGTCGCGGCCGGTCTCCGGGCCGAGGATGCCGACGCTCTCGATGCGCGCATCACCTACACCGACGACCTCGCCGCCCTCGCCGACTGCGAGTTCGTCGTCGAGGCCGTCAGCGAGGACCTCGACCTGAAACGCGGCCTGCTGGCAGACATCGAAGACGTGGTCGCCGCGGACACCGTCCTCGCCACCAACACCTCCTCGCTCACGCCCAGCGACGTGGCGGCCGACCTCGACCATCCCGAGCGGGTCACCTTCTTCCACTTCGCGAACCCGCCTATCGAACGTGACGTGGTCGAGGTCGGCGGCGTGAACGCGACCGACGACGCCTACCGGACCACGGTCGCGGTGGGTGAGGGGATGGGCAAGTGGGTGGCCGAACTCACCGGCGAGGGCCGAGCGCACTGTCTCTCGCGCATCTCCGCGGCCATCAAGTGCGCCGGGACGTGGGAACTCCCCGCGGCCGATTCCCCGGCGGCCATCAACGTCGCCGCCGACAACCTCGGGTTCCCCCGCGGCCCGCTGGAGCTCGTCGACCTCATCGGCATCGACGTCCACCTTGCCACCGTCGATAACCTCCACGACGCGCACGAGGGCCGCTTCGACCCGCCCGCCGACCTCCGCGACCGGATGGAGCGGATGGTCGCGGAGGACCGCATGGGCAAGAAGAGCGGCGAGGGGTTCTACGCGTGGGAGGGCGACGAGCCCGTCGTTCCCGAGATCGAGAGCGGCCACGACATCGCGCCAATCGTCGGCGCGATGGTGAGCGAGGCCCACCGCATCGTCGCGGACGGCATCACGGACGCCGAGACGCTGGACGAGATTCTCCAGCGTGGGGGCGGGGGCGACCTCGGCCCGTTCGGGGCGCAGGAACTGCTGGGGGCGGGCTACCTCGTCGACGTACTCGAGGCGCGATACGAGGCGACGGGCGCGGCCATCTACGAGCCCGCGCCGGGGCTCCGGGAGGCTGCCGGGGAGTGA
- a CDS encoding formate--tetrahydrofolate ligase, with product MDQSDTDTGVPPDIDIARNASLRPIADVAEELGLDEADLDHRGPGIAKLTRDCIRRVRDAPADGNLVLVTAMTPTRRGAGKTVTTVGLGQALARLGESSVVAVREPSQGPVFGIKGGAAGGGYSQVLPMEDINLHFTGDIHAVTAAHNLLAAMVDAERTHGNELDIEPDSVVWGRALDVNDRALRETVVGLGGRKNGPPREDSVLITAASELMAILCLSTDLADLKQRVARIIVAYDTDGDPVTAADLDCVGAVTALLKDALRPNLVQTLEGTPAFVHGGPFANIAIGTNSILADHLGLRLGDYLVTEAGFGADLGAEKFVNIVAREGLAPDVAVVVATVDALVKHGEAMLERQRGASRDGGADADWDAATAVRKGCANLDHHVDNLRAMGLPVVVAVNRFPDDTDAEVEAVLDHCDQREVPAAVSTVHPDGGEGGLDLAEHVRHAAESGTASLEHSYDLSMGLDEKVRAVATQVYGADDVEFTPEARADIEELTDLGLGDLPVCLSKTPASLSDDPDEAGVPFGWELTVRELYPSAGAGFVVALTGDVLTMPGLPREPAAKRIEVDDDGTVHGLY from the coding sequence ATGGACCAGTCGGACACCGACACCGGCGTTCCACCGGACATCGACATCGCGCGGAACGCGTCGTTACGACCCATCGCGGACGTGGCCGAGGAACTGGGGCTCGACGAGGCGGACCTCGACCACCGTGGCCCGGGCATCGCGAAGCTGACCCGGGACTGCATCCGCCGGGTGCGGGACGCGCCGGCGGACGGGAACCTGGTGCTCGTGACGGCGATGACACCGACACGCCGGGGAGCCGGCAAGACCGTCACCACCGTCGGACTCGGGCAGGCGCTCGCGCGACTGGGGGAGTCGAGCGTCGTCGCCGTCCGGGAACCGTCGCAGGGCCCGGTGTTCGGCATCAAGGGCGGCGCGGCGGGTGGTGGCTACAGCCAGGTCCTCCCGATGGAGGACATCAACCTGCACTTCACCGGCGACATCCACGCCGTCACGGCGGCGCACAACCTCCTCGCGGCGATGGTCGACGCCGAGCGGACCCACGGCAACGAACTCGACATCGAACCCGATAGCGTCGTCTGGGGCCGCGCGCTCGACGTCAACGACCGCGCGCTGCGCGAGACCGTCGTCGGCCTCGGTGGTCGGAAGAACGGGCCACCGCGAGAGGACTCCGTCCTCATCACCGCCGCCTCCGAACTGATGGCCATCCTCTGTCTGTCGACCGACCTCGCGGACCTCAAGCAGCGGGTCGCTCGCATCATCGTCGCCTACGACACCGACGGCGACCCGGTCACCGCCGCGGACCTCGACTGTGTCGGGGCCGTGACCGCCCTGCTGAAGGACGCGCTGCGGCCGAACCTCGTCCAGACGCTCGAGGGGACGCCCGCGTTCGTCCACGGCGGGCCGTTCGCGAACATCGCCATCGGCACGAACTCGATACTCGCCGACCACCTCGGCCTACGTCTGGGGGACTACCTCGTCACGGAGGCCGGCTTCGGCGCCGACCTCGGCGCGGAGAAGTTCGTCAACATCGTCGCGCGTGAGGGGCTCGCGCCCGACGTCGCCGTCGTCGTCGCGACGGTCGACGCGCTGGTGAAACACGGCGAAGCGATGCTGGAACGACAGCGAGGGGCCTCCCGAGACGGGGGCGCCGACGCCGACTGGGACGCCGCCACGGCGGTTCGCAAGGGCTGTGCCAACCTCGACCACCACGTCGACAACCTCCGGGCGATGGGGCTTCCGGTCGTCGTCGCGGTCAACCGCTTCCCGGACGACACCGACGCCGAGGTCGAGGCGGTCCTCGACCACTGCGACCAGCGGGAGGTCCCGGCCGCCGTCTCGACGGTCCACCCCGACGGCGGCGAGGGCGGCCTCGACCTGGCCGAACACGTGCGCCACGCGGCCGAATCCGGGACGGCGTCGCTGGAGCACTCCTACGACCTGTCGATGGGGCTCGACGAGAAGGTCCGCGCGGTCGCCACGCAGGTGTACGGCGCCGACGACGTCGAGTTCACGCCGGAGGCGCGAGCCGACATCGAGGAGCTGACCGACCTCGGGCTGGGTGACCTGCCGGTCTGCCTCTCGAAGACGCCCGCGTCACTCTCCGACGACCCCGACGAGGCCGGGGTCCCGTTCGGCTGGGAGCTGACGGTACGGGAGCTCTACCCCTCGGCCGGCGCGGGGTTCGTCGTCGCCCTCACCGGCGACGTGCTCACGATGCCCGGACTGCCCCGTGAGCCCGCCGCGAAACGCATCGAGGTCGACGACGACGGGACCGTCCACGGCCTCTACTGA